GCATCTTTTTCGTCCCCAGAGTTAGACATTTATCGTGGCTACTACGGAGAATTCACAATCACCGAGGGCGATCGCCGGGATGTTTTTCTCTATCGGCTCGGGTTGGCGATCGCGGCAGGCACATTTGCCCTCGGTACAATCCTGGCGCTCACCGCAGTCGATCAGAGTTGGGCACAAACCTTGGTTTCTGGGCTGTTTGTCCTATTCTGTGGCGGCCTAGGCCTCAGTCTGGCGAAAATCCACATTTACCTGATCCCGCTCCACCGATTGCTCCAGGGGTTTTGGCTCATCGGTTGCGGCGCGGCGATCGCCTGTCGTCTGATTTTCCCCGAACCGTTACTGCTGACTGTTTTTAACCAACCCCAAACCCTCTGGGGCATTGGCTTCCTCTTTGCGGCGTTAACGGGCATTTTTTTCAAAGAAGGCTTTTGTTTTCGTCGCCTGGAAACAATGATTCTGACGCCCCTTGTGCCCTTTCTTTTGCTGGGTCACCTGACGGGATTGTTGCCCTTGGCGATCGCCCAAGTAGGTTTTGGATTATGGAGCCTTTTATTTGTAATTTTTGCCGCCCGTAAGTTCAGCCAACCACCCGCTGACGACATTGGTGATAAAAGTGTATTTGATTACTTAAAAAAGCAAAAAGCGACCTAAGCAATGCCCCTTGTTACTGCTGCCCAGCTCATCGAACAAGTCAACCATGGCCAAGTGGTGAGCTTCCCGACAGATACCGTGCCCGCCCTTGCTGCAAAACCAGATGCCGCTCCCCTGATTTATCAGCTCAAACGGCGATCGCCCGATAAACCGCTCATCCTCATGACGGCTGCTTTGCCAGAAGTTTGGGACTATGTGGTGGGCAGTGAGGCAGAAAAAGAACACTGGCAGGCGATCGCCCAGCAATATTGGCCGGGGGCTTTAACCCTCGTTCTCCCCGCTTCTAAGAAAGTCTCAGCCGCAATGAACCCGACCAATTCTGGCACCATTGGGGTACGCGTCCCAGATTTAGACTTAGCCCAAGCTATTTTGCGCGAAACCGGCCCCCTCGCCACCACCAGCGCCAACCGCTCCGGCAGTGATCCCCTCGAATGGATGGGGGCGATCGCCTCAGAATTTACCGAAATCGGGGTGCTCGATTGCACAGCCCAAGAACAAATGGGCAAAATCGGCAGTGGCCAGCCCTCAACCGTGGCCCAGTGGACAGGAAAAGGCTGGCAGATTCTCCGTCAAGGGTCATTGGTGCTCTCCCCCCAACCCTGATGGGTATGGTCGAAGAAGTACAGCTCAAGAAAAATGTATGTTCAACTATTTCACACAAGGTTTTACCCGAGACGCATTACCCCCTAACTTCATCCAGAACAAATGGCAAACTACGGTAAACTGCCGCGCCATTGAATGACTTGCTCGACTTGATGTTCCCCAAAGCGTCGTTCTGCCGTAATTTCTAAATCCACCACCATCCCGGACTGGAGATAATCGCGACTGATGGGTAAATCTCCTAGACGCAGTTGGTATTCTGCACCAAGTTGCCGCACTGCTGTCGGTGGCAGTTGGCCGCTGTAACGGGTGTCATAGATGTAACCCTCCCGAAATTGGGGCTGGGGGTTGCGGGTGCGGTAGGTGAGGTGAAATTGCGTGTCGAGCCAGTCACTATGGGGGCCAAGATCCACAATGTTAAAGATAAGATCATCGTCTCTCCTTTGGGGGCCTTGGCGGATTAATTGGGTTGCATCACTGGCCTGCATTGCCCGGTTCACCTGAATCTGGAAACCGTTGCCCTGGGGTTGCACCCTATAGTCTAGCCAAGCTTCTCCTGATTGCTGCACAGCTAATTGTTGGCGATCGCCCAGTGTAAGACTAAATTGCGCATCCCGAAAAGCGGTTTGGGGTTGCTCGGCGGCCCAGATTAATTGAATTGGGGCAGTCAACAGTTCAACATACTCTCGATAGGTGTCTGGCACCTGGGAACCGCTGGCTAATTGACTCCGTAATCCCATTTGCGATCGCCAAATATTTTTGCTGAGGGTCGTTCCGGAGCGTTGTAAGGCTTCTAGGGAAATCGTCGTGCTGGGCTGATCCGTAGGAATTGCCGTCAAATTTTGTACCAGAGTCACCGTCCCAGGGTTGCCGTCTCTACCCCGTGCCCCATCCATTGCATTCTGTCCATTCCGTCCAGGGGTACAGTAATAGCGCTGTTGGGTACATTGCCGCTCTTGTTTGGGTTTTTCTTCGGGATTACCGCTGGAGACTTCCTCCAAATGACAGGTTTCTACAACCCAAGAAGAGTAAGGGCAGCCACAACCTTGGCCACCATAACCGCCCCGTCCTTCGATACCTCCGGTTCCACCACGATTATCCAAAAAAATCAGGCGGAGGTCCTGGGGCTGTTGGTAAAAAATGGTCACATCGCCACCATTGCCGCCGTTGCCACCGTTACCGCCCCGACCACCATCGCCCCCATCAGCTCCTCGAAGGTTATGTTCTGGGCGCTGCCAAAAGCTTGAACACCGGGCCGCTTCGCCATATTCCCCATCTGTACCAGCTTCGCCATCGCCGCCTTTGAGGTTGAGGGTTTGGGCAGTACCATCGGCAAAAATGATTTGATTTTGGGCCTGGTTGCCGGGGCGACCATCACGACCCGTCCGGCCATCGCGCCCCGTTTGTCCCCATGAGAAGGCGTTGTTGTAATAGGGATAATGCTGGGAAACCCCAGGGGCGATCGCCCCGACCATAATTACCCCGACCACAACGCTGCCAATTCCTGCCCAATGGTGCCACTTCATTGCGTTTGACCCCTGATTTTATCCGCCCGGATATCGCTCCGTGACGGGCTAGAAACTTCTCTAGTTTCCAGTGTACTCAGCAGTCCACTAGGCGATCGCCAAGTTTTGGAAGGATTTTTTCTGCATAACACTCCATATTTAGCTATTTATGGAGGAAGTTTCTATATAAAAGTAACAGAGAAAGCATTGTACGGAAGTCATCCGCATAATAAATGGTTATTTGGCAAGAGATGGATGTCTGAACAAGATCCAAGCACAGAACTAACGAAGCTCGCTTTCAGTTTGACACATTCGTCAAACATCTATTCAGATGCGTTGGCGAACGTGTCAAAGCAAACTGTAAGCATGGACGCGATTTCCGAGGCGGTTACAGCACAGTTCGACATTGAACGTAGCCTGCTTCGCTCGACCGGCGCGATGCTCAAACAAATGCGTTTTCTTGAAACATTATCACCAAGTATTCAGTCGATTGTCTCAGCAAATTCCAGCTTTACACGTATAGCTGAGCGACTCGCTGCAATCGAGAACCCACAAAGCGACGCATTCAGGAAGATCTTTGACGACCACGCACGAATCCCAAAAGCGGTACAAGATATGGGCCTGTCCGATTCAATCACTGCGGCATTTACACGCATTGATACCACTCGGATGCTGTCTACCTCCCTTGCTGCTCAAACAAAACTAGCAAACTTTGACAATCTTACTTTCGGTTGCCTTGCTGGATTGGATGCTGCCTTTAGCCGCGCGATTTCAACGAACCTTGGCAATCTAACTCGCTCGTATCAATCTCTAATCAATGTTGTAGCGACTCGGGATTCACTGGCTTCATGTCTCCCCTTGATTACGACGTACGCGCCAATCGAATACTATCGTGAAGTCGAAGTCGTCGAGACGATTACAGTTGATGATGAATCCAATGTCGATGACGAGCCAATCGACAACGCGATTGCCAAAACGTTACCATCCGTGGATGACCTGCTTGCGGAATTTGACGAACGGTTAGTTGCTCTTCTTCACGGCGCTCGCCAGTCTCTGAATGACGACAATCCTGACCATGCTCGACATGTCACCACGTCTGTACGCGAACTCTTCACACAAGTTTTACATGCGCTCGCTCCAGATGATGACATTCGTGGTTGGACTTCCAACGATGACTATTTTCACAATAATCACCCTACGCGAAGGGCACGATTATTGTTTATTTGCCGACACATTGACTGTGATCCATTGTCACGATTCGTACAGGACGATGTACGTGCTGCCCTATCATTTGTGGATTCATTAAATTCAGGTACGCATGTTGTCAAATCACGGCTGTCAAAGATTCAGCTTGCATCGATCGTTGCGCGCATGGAATCGTTGTTAGTATTCCTGTTACAGATCCGAAACCACTAGCGCCAAATAACAAAATGTCGTTCAGTGGGTTGCGGCGAACGGAAATGTTAAGATTTTGTACGGCGATCGCCACATGAGAAAAAACTAGGGCGTTGTTGCTGTCCACCAGGCGATTGCATAATCTTGGCTAGCTTGATTGGCTTGCTCAGCATAGACAACCCGAACTTTGTACTTTCCGGTTTGCGGCACCGGGCAAAAAATATGCTCCACATTATCGACAGGGCTGGTAGAGCGACAAACCGCATCGCCTAAATCATTAGTCTCAGCTGGCAAGAGATAAAGATTTAGATCATTCAGGCCGCGGTCCGTAAAAGTTTCCCCCACATCGTATTGGCCATTATTGTTGTTGTCATCTAAATCAACCCAACGATCCCAAGTGAGGGTCAGGGAGACGAAGGAATCCTGCTGGAGAGGGGTTGCAAGGCGATAGTCCTGAAAGCTACGGACGCTGACTTTGCCATAGTCCCAGCCCAGATTTGGCACTGGGGCCGCCGTTGACCATTGTCCGGCAGCAAACTGAGTATAGGCGCGGTAAGCGTTGAGTTGTCCTGTGCCCATTTCGATATCGAGGGGAATATCCGGATTGCTGTAGGCATCGCCTTCTAACCAAGTCTTATTACTTTTACTGAGGATAGTGCGGCTCATTTCCAGGTGTTTTCCGTCCCCTGTATCGGCAATTTTCTCGGCGCTATTGAGCAATATAGCTTTCATCACCTCATGGCGACGGGCATCAAGACTCCATTGATCGGCTTGGGCTTTCAGTTGGCGATCGCCAAATTCCTGCAATAGAGCGACAGTGCCGACAATATGGGGGGCAGCAAAACTAGTGCCGCTCACTTGATCCATCGTGTTAAAGGATGTGAGTAAATTTAGGCGGCTACCGGGGGCACTGAGGCTAATCGCACGGCGATCGCCCGCATTAATCTCATTGCGAATCAGGCGGCTACCACTGCCCACAGGTAAAGCACTGAGGTTCGCAAAATCAATTTTATTAAAGACATCCCCCTGCAATCGGGTAGTGTAGGCCGTCGTAATACCGTTGTAATGATCCGTGGGAATAGGAATGCCACCACTGCCTTGGTTTCCGGCCACGACATGGAGCACATCATGAACCCGTGCGGTCCAATCCAAGCACTGGGTTAAGAGGGCATTGCCATCTAAGGTTGGGTTCGGACGGGGATCACGACTGAGGGATTCCCCAAAGCTAAAGTTGATCGCCCGCACGTCTCCGCCATTTTGTTGGGTAATGTGCTGGGTTGCTAAGCATTCTTCTGGCTGAGCCGAATTCATAGTTGAACCGATCGCCGTCGAAAAAAGTCTTGCTTCTGGAGCGACGCCCAAATGGCGCTTATCGCGGCCCACCATCACCCCAGCGACCATGGCGGCATGGTCATCGACATAATCATCGGAGGTTGCCTGGGTATCGAGGACGAATACCTGGGACAGGTTCAAGTTAGGCCGCCAAGTGGCGCGTTTATCGAGGCCAAATTGTCCAGGACGGCCGATTTCTACTTGGCCGATCGCAATTTTGCGCCCCAAAAGGTCATAGGGTTCGCTGTGGAGGGTGGTAGCTTGGATGCCATTGTCACCGATAGAGGCATTAAAATCTTGGGCGATCGCCCGTTGCATTGGAGGGGCAAATCCTCCAAAAATCGTTAAACTGAGGGTAAATATGCCAAAAAGCGACTGTTTCTGCCTAAATCTCCCCATGATCTCCCGCTCTTAACCCAAAACTGAATACTAAACAATGTGAATTGCTACATAAATCGGCGCCAGCCTCTAGTTAAACTTAACGTAAATCATCCAAAAACAGTTTGAGAAGTTTAGATATGGATACCGCCGCACTCTGGCAACGTTACCAAGATTGGCTCTACTACCATCCGGAACTGGAGTTTTACGTCGATGTCAGTCGGATGGGCTTTGATGGAACGTTTGTCGATGGTTTAAAACCCAAATTTGAGAAAGCATTTCAAGATTTAAAGGCGATCGAAGCCGGGGCGATCGCCAACCCCGACGAAGGGCGGATGGTAGGTCATTACTGGCTGCGCAACCCAGATCTCGCTCCCAATGCCGAACTGAAAGCGGATATTGTTGACACCCTCGAAAAAATCGAAAAATTTGCCAAGGCGGTTCATGCTGGAGAAATGACCGCTCCCGGCGGCGCGAAATTCACAGACATTCTCTCCATTGGCATTGGCGGCTCGGCCCTCGGCCCCCAGTTCGTCGCCGAAGCTCTCGCCGCTGTTGATGCCCCCCTCAAGATTCACTTCATCGATAACACCGACCCCGACGGCATTGACCGCACCCTCGCCCAGGTGAAAGACCGGCTAAATACCACCTTGGCGATCGTCATTTCTAAATCAGGTGGCACCCCCGAAACCCGCAACGGCATGGTCGAGGTCCAGAATTTCTATAAAACCCACAAAATTGATTTTTCCTCCCATGCGGTGGCGATCACCGGACTCGGTTCCAAATTAGAAAATGTGGCGAAATCTGAGCATTGGCTCACCACCTTCCCGATGCATGACTGGGTGGGCGGCAGAACCTCTGAGTTATCAGCCGTCGGTCTAGTGGCCGCCGCGTTACAGGGCATTGACATTCGAGCGATGCTCGACGGTGCAAAAATCATGGACGATGCCACCCGCATTCCTGAACTGAGACAAAACCCAGCGGCATTACTCGCCTTATCTTGGTACTACGCGGGCAACGGCAAAGGCGAGAAGGATATGGTGATTTTGCCCTACAAAGACCGCCTATTGCTCTTTAGCCGCTATTTACAGCAGCTGATTATGGAATCTCTCGGTAAAGAGGAAGATCTCGACGGCAATAAGGTCTATCAAGGGATCGCCGTCTATGGCAACAAAGGCTCCACTGACCAGCATGCCTATGTGCAACAACTCCGGGAAGGGGTGCCCAATTTCTTTGCGACATTTATCGAAGTGTTAGGCGATCGCCAAGGGAATTCTATCGATATCGAAAATGGCGCAACTAGTGGTGATTTCCTTAGTGGTTTTCTCTTGGGAACCCGAGAAGCCCTCTATGACAATGGCCGCGATTCGATCACCATTACCGTTCCCGATGTCGATGCCCGCACCGTCGGTGCCCTGATTGCCCTCTATGAACGGGCCGTCACCATCTATGCGTCTTTGGTCAATATCAACGCTTACCACCAACCTGGCGTCGAAGCTGGGAAAAAAGCAGCGGCATCGGTCCTTGATCTCCAGAAAAAAGTGGTGAATGCGGTAACAACGAGTGAGTCTCCCCTGACCCTCGATAGCCTAGCGATTAAAGTCGGGGCAGTGGAGCAAATTGAGGTTATCTACAAAATTGTTCGTCATCTGTCTGCCAACGGTCGCGCGTTGAAATTAGAGGGCAATCCGGCTCAACCTAGTGCGCTAAAAATTAGTCGTCTCTAGGTTTAGAACGCCTCAAACCCAATCTATGGCTGACCTGCCACGCGCTCAAGGATAAAGAAAAATGGCTGGGTGGATTGCTTGAAATCCATCACGCCGAATACCTGACTTTCGTTGATTTTCCTGAAGGAATCATTAATGGGCAGGCAGTCATAGATCATGGTGGCGCTGACCTTGCCGCGATATTCCATCATTCGGAGTCTGGCTTGGCTTTTTTCGGTTTTAAATAGGCCATTGAGCAACCCCAGAAGCGGCTTAAAGGCAGGGTTTTTTGGCATGGGCAATTTCAAAACTATCTCCATGGTTTTTAGGTTGGGAGCTACTTTGAAAATTTCTCCCTGACGACCAGAAAAAAGCAGTGGATGTACGGTTTCCGGATCAATGAATTCTTTGCCATACCAGTTACTGAGTTCCAGGAGGCCATCCATCGGATGCCCTGTATAGATACCCCGTCCTCGCCAACGTCCCCACATAAAATCAAGAGCAACGGTTTCGAGGCTGTCAAAGAGTTCAAGGGCTTGGTGGGTCGTGCCTTGACCTGCTTGTAAAATGCTTGATAACTCAGCTGCGGTCGTCATCGGATATCGCTCTCAATCGATTTTTGGAAGCCTTTCCATAGGCTAGCAAGAAATCAGGGTGCTGGCGGATCTTGAAACAAGCTGCCTTTCTAGGTGGGATGCTGGCGACATAGCAAGTCTTAATTTAGATTATTGGCCTTAATTTTTTATCGCGTTTTGAGGAGCTGGCAATAGGCGAACAAAACATCAATGCAGTGGGCGATCGCCCCAGAAGACATCGACTAAACTGAGGATATCAACACTCCCAGAAAAACCATGGTTGCCAATGCAGTTCGCTGGACAGTACAGGATCTCGAAGCCATGCCCGACGATGGCGGCTGGAAACGCTATGAAGTGATTGATGGAGAATTAATTGTGACCCGCGCGCCCCATATTTTTCATCAAAGTGCTGCCAGTCGGCTCCATGTTGCCTTAGGTAATTGGTCAGACCAATCAGGTCTTGGTCGTGTTTTTGAGGCTCCAGGGGTGGTGTTCTCTCCGAATGATGGCGTGATTCCAGATGTGGTGTGGGTGAGCAATGCGCGTCTCGAAACGGGTGTGGATGAGTCAGGGCATTTTACCGTTGCGCCGGAACTGATGATCGAAATTCTTTCGGCGGGCAAACTGAACGAGCAGCGGGATAAAGAGGCAAAGCGTAAATTGTATTCGCTCTATGGGGTGCAGGAATATTGGGTGGTGGATTGGCGACTGAAAACGATTGAAGTTTATCGACGCAATCAGGCGCAGTTACAGTTGGTCTGCACGCTACTGGGAGATGATTTTCTCACTTCACCTTTATTGCCCGATTTTGCGATCGCCATTGATCAAGTCTTTCGCTAAGTTTGACTTTATCCATACCGATTAAGCCATCACATTTTGGGATGCTGGCAATAGGCGAACAAAATATCAATGCAGTGGGCGATCGCCCCGAGGTGAGCAATCTCGTAACCGTGGGTATTTTCGGTGGGGAAACTGAGACAAGCACCCCGGCATACATGGCCAAATTTCATCGCGATCGAGGCATCACTACCAAACCCCTGGATAATCGCCTGTTGGAGGGGACGGTTAATTTCGGCAGCAGCGGTGAGAATTTCTTGATTTAAGCCTTCGTCATAGATGCCATAACCGTCTTGGGAGAGTAATACGGGTCGATCGCCCCAGGCGATCGCATACTCCCGCGCCAGAGGACAAATTTCCAAGGCGACCAAAGCATCCAATTGGGTGTTTTGACTGAAATAAAGGGCTCCCAATGCCCCCATTTCTTCCTTGGCAGAGGCCACTAGATAAACATCTTGGGGCGGATTTTTGAGCCGTTGGGCCAGTTCAATCAGAATTACGAGAGAAGCTTTATTGTCCAGGGTATAGCTGGCGATGTAATTTTTCAGGCGGAACGGTTTTTTGCGATGTTTGCCGACCACCACCCGGCTGCCAGGACGCACCCCAGCGGCAAGTAATTCGGTGCTATGGCATTTTGTTTCCAGCCAGGCCTGATGCCATTGGACCGGTTTTTCGGTTTGCAAGAGCTTCTGGGGCGATTCGTGGGACACATGGCGCGAACCGAAGCTGAGAATCCCGGAAATCGTTGCCTTATCGCCGAGGATATCCATTACCCCTTCGCCGTAGATCCAGGGGTAAGCGCCGCCCAGAGCCCGAATTTCGACCCGGCCCGTGCGTTCATCGATTTGTTTGACGATCGCCCCAATTTCATCTTTGTGGGCGGTGATGGCGATCGCCCCGGCATCCGGGTTTTGACCCGAAATTTTCACGATGATGTTACCGGCCCGGTCTTGCCAATGATGAACCCCAAGTTTGGCAAAAAGACCGAGGAGATAGTGATCAATTTCCATTTCCTGGCCACTGGGGGAATGGTGCATCACTAAGGTCGAAATTTGCTCAAACAGGCGATCAAAATCGTGACTCATGGTCAAAAAATATAGTTAATGTGAGGAGATAAGCAGGAAAAATCGCCCCCATATTGTCGCAACTCAGTCTGAAGAAAAACGGAAGTTTCGAGGAGGGCGATCGCCAAATTAAAATCCCATTCCGAAGAGGGACATCGGGGGATGTTTTAACCTAACGCCTTTTCAATGGCAGCTTTCAGAGCAGAATCGTTCGGTGCAGTTTGGGGCTCGAAGCGTTCGACAACATTGCCATCACGACCAACGAGGAATTTACCAAAGTTCCAAGCAATATCCGGGCCTTCCCCCACGAGGAACTGATACAGAGGGCTGCGGTTTGCGCCGTTTACATCCTGCTTTTCGAGGAGCGTAAACTCTACGTCGTACTTGGTTTTGGTGAAATCTTTAATTTCTTCGGGGCTGCCGGGTTCCTGGGCACCAAACTGATTACAGGGCACACCGACAATCACTAGACCGCGATCGCCATATTCTTGATCGAGGGCCACCAGACCACTGTACTGGGGCGTGAGGCCACATTTACTGGCTACGTTAACGAATAAAACAACTTTATTTTCAAGGGCTTCAGGGCTGAGGGTCTCACCGTCTAAGGTTTTTAACGCTGTGGGTAGAGCCATGGTAATGATTTACAGATTATGACAACGGTTTCTATTATCGGTGATCCGCTTGGAGAGGGGATCCCCCAAGGGGAAATTTTCCGGCCGATGCCCCGCCGTACTAAACTAGGGGGCAACTTTCTTTCCATTGCAAATCCCGCCCACCCATGACAAAAAAGGTTTTTATTACCGGCGCCAGTGGCTGCATTGGCCATTATTTGGCCGAAACATTCATCTACCACACCGATTACGAACTCTATTTGCTGGTGCGATCGCCGGAAAAATTACAATTCAACACCGAAGCTCGGGGCGGCATTCACATTATCCAAGGGGATTTGCTCGATATCGAACAGCAGGCCGAGATTCTCAAAACGATCAATGTGGCGATCTTGGCGGCGACGGCCTGGGGGGGCGCCCAAGAATCCTTTGAAACCAATGTGGTAAAAACAGCCCAGCTCATTGATCTACTCGATCCAGAAATCTGTGAGCAGGTGATTTATTTCTCCACCGCCAGCATCCTCGGGCGAAATAACGAAGTTTTAACAGAAGCCCGGGACTTTGGCACCGACTACATCCGTACAAAATATGAGTGCTACCAGAAGCTGGGCACCCTAAAATTAGCGCCAAAAATTTCTGTGATTTTCCCTACTCTGGTGGCCGGCGGCGGCGAGAATAAACCTTTTTCCCATCTATCCGGCGGTCTACGGGATCACATTAAATGGATCTCCATCGCCAAGTTTCTCAGGGCCGATGGGAGTTTTCACTTTATCCATGGCGAAGACATCGCCCGGGTGGTGCGTTACCTGGCCGAAAACCCGCCGACGATTCGCTTTGATCTGCCCCCAGGGGAGCTTGATCCAGAGCGCCTCTTTGTATTGGGCAATGAGCCGGTCAGTGCCAACGAGGCGATCGCCCAACTCTGTGCACACATGGGCCACAAAATTTATTTTCAGATCCCCCTATCCCTCTGGCTGGCGAATGTCATTATCAAAGTTTTCCGGATCCAGCTGGCCGCCTGGGACCGCTTTTGTATCGACTATCGCCACTTCACCTATGGCAAAACCTACAATCCCCGTAGCTTTGG
The nucleotide sequence above comes from [Synechococcus] sp. NIES-970. Encoded proteins:
- a CDS encoding hypothetical protein (conserved hypothetical membrane protein); this encodes MTDASFSSPELDIYRGYYGEFTITEGDRRDVFLYRLGLAIAAGTFALGTILALTAVDQSWAQTLVSGLFVLFCGGLGLSLAKIHIYLIPLHRLLQGFWLIGCGAAIACRLIFPEPLLLTVFNQPQTLWGIGFLFAALTGIFFKEGFCFRRLETMILTPLVPFLLLGHLTGLLPLAIAQVGFGLWSLLFVIFAARKFSQPPADDIGDKSVFDYLKKQKAT
- a CDS encoding yrdC domain protein, which encodes MPLVTAAQLIEQVNHGQVVSFPTDTVPALAAKPDAAPLIYQLKRRSPDKPLILMTAALPEVWDYVVGSEAEKEHWQAIAQQYWPGALTLVLPASKKVSAAMNPTNSGTIGVRVPDLDLAQAILRETGPLATTSANRSGSDPLEWMGAIASEFTEIGVLDCTAQEQMGKIGSGQPSTVAQWTGKGWQILRQGSLVLSPQP
- a CDS encoding hypothetical protein (conserved hypothetical protein); amino-acid sequence: MVGVIMVGAIAPGVSQHYPYYNNAFSWGQTGRDGRTGRDGRPGNQAQNQIIFADGTAQTLNLKGGDGEAGTDGEYGEAARCSSFWQRPEHNLRGADGGDGGRGGNGGNGGNGGDVTIFYQQPQDLRLIFLDNRGGTGGIEGRGGYGGQGCGCPYSSWVVETCHLEEVSSGNPEEKPKQERQCTQQRYYCTPGRNGQNAMDGARGRDGNPGTVTLVQNLTAIPTDQPSTTISLEALQRSGTTLSKNIWRSQMGLRSQLASGSQVPDTYREYVELLTAPIQLIWAAEQPQTAFRDAQFSLTLGDRQQLAVQQSGEAWLDYRVQPQGNGFQIQVNRAMQASDATQLIRQGPQRRDDDLIFNIVDLGPHSDWLDTQFHLTYRTRNPQPQFREGYIYDTRYSGQLPPTAVRQLGAEYQLRLGDLPISRDYLQSGMVVDLEITAERRFGEHQVEQVIQWRGSLP
- a CDS encoding subtilase family domain protein; this encodes MQRAIAQDFNASIGDNGIQATTLHSEPYDLLGRKIAIGQVEIGRPGQFGLDKRATWRPNLNLSQVFVLDTQATSDDYVDDHAAMVAGVMVGRDKRHLGVAPEARLFSTAIGSTMNSAQPEECLATQHITQQNGGDVRAINFSFGESLSRDPRPNPTLDGNALLTQCLDWTARVHDVLHVVAGNQGSGGIPIPTDHYNGITTAYTTRLQGDVFNKIDFANLSALPVGSGSRLIRNEINAGDRRAISLSAPGSRLNLLTSFNTMDQVSGTSFAAPHIVGTVALLQEFGDRQLKAQADQWSLDARRHEVMKAILLNSAEKIADTGDGKHLEMSRTILSKSNKTWLEGDAYSNPDIPLDIEMGTGQLNAYRAYTQFAAGQWSTAAPVPNLGWDYGKVSVRSFQDYRLATPLQQDSFVSLTLTWDRWVDLDDNNNNGQYDVGETFTDRGLNDLNLYLLPAETNDLGDAVCRSTSPVDNVEHIFCPVPQTGKYKVRVVYAEQANQASQDYAIAWWTATTP
- the pgi gene encoding glucose-6-phosphate isomerase encodes the protein MDTAALWQRYQDWLYYHPELEFYVDVSRMGFDGTFVDGLKPKFEKAFQDLKAIEAGAIANPDEGRMVGHYWLRNPDLAPNAELKADIVDTLEKIEKFAKAVHAGEMTAPGGAKFTDILSIGIGGSALGPQFVAEALAAVDAPLKIHFIDNTDPDGIDRTLAQVKDRLNTTLAIVISKSGGTPETRNGMVEVQNFYKTHKIDFSSHAVAITGLGSKLENVAKSEHWLTTFPMHDWVGGRTSELSAVGLVAAALQGIDIRAMLDGAKIMDDATRIPELRQNPAALLALSWYYAGNGKGEKDMVILPYKDRLLLFSRYLQQLIMESLGKEEDLDGNKVYQGIAVYGNKGSTDQHAYVQQLREGVPNFFATFIEVLGDRQGNSIDIENGATSGDFLSGFLLGTREALYDNGRDSITITVPDVDARTVGALIALYERAVTIYASLVNINAYHQPGVEAGKKAAASVLDLQKKVVNAVTTSESPLTLDSLAIKVGAVEQIEVIYKIVRHLSANGRALKLEGNPAQPSALKISRL
- a CDS encoding hypothetical protein (conserved hypothetical protein) produces the protein MTTAAELSSILQAGQGTTHQALELFDSLETVALDFMWGRWRGRGIYTGHPMDGLLELSNWYGKEFIDPETVHPLLFSGRQGEIFKVAPNLKTMEIVLKLPMPKNPAFKPLLGLLNGLFKTEKSQARLRMMEYRGKVSATMIYDCLPINDSFRKINESQVFGVMDFKQSTQPFFFILERVAGQP
- a CDS encoding hypothetical protein (conserved hypothetical protein (DUF29)), producing MVANAVRWTVQDLEAMPDDGGWKRYEVIDGELIVTRAPHIFHQSAASRLHVALGNWSDQSGLGRVFEAPGVVFSPNDGVIPDVVWVSNARLETGVDESGHFTVAPELMIEILSAGKLNEQRDKEAKRKLYSLYGVQEYWVVDWRLKTIEVYRRNQAQLQLVCTLLGDDFLTSPLLPDFAIAIDQVFR
- a CDS encoding cellulase M; protein product: MSHDFDRLFEQISTLVMHHSPSGQEMEIDHYLLGLFAKLGVHHWQDRAGNIIVKISGQNPDAGAIAITAHKDEIGAIVKQIDERTGRVEIRALGGAYPWIYGEGVMDILGDKATISGILSFGSRHVSHESPQKLLQTEKPVQWHQAWLETKCHSTELLAAGVRPGSRVVVGKHRKKPFRLKNYIASYTLDNKASLVILIELAQRLKNPPQDVYLVASAKEEMGALGALYFSQNTQLDALVALEICPLAREYAIAWGDRPVLLSQDGYGIYDEGLNQEILTAAAEINRPLQQAIIQGFGSDASIAMKFGHVCRGACLSFPTENTHGYEIAHLGAIAHCIDILFAYCQHPKM
- a CDS encoding glutathione peroxidase, coding for MALPTALKTLDGETLSPEALENKVVLFVNVASKCGLTPQYSGLVALDQEYGDRGLVIVGVPCNQFGAQEPGSPEEIKDFTKTKYDVEFTLLEKQDVNGANRSPLYQFLVGEGPDIAWNFGKFLVGRDGNVVERFEPQTAPNDSALKAAIEKALG
- a CDS encoding NAD dependent epimerase/dehydratase family protein → MTKKVFITGASGCIGHYLAETFIYHTDYELYLLVRSPEKLQFNTEARGGIHIIQGDLLDIEQQAEILKTINVAILAATAWGGAQESFETNVVKTAQLIDLLDPEICEQVIYFSTASILGRNNEVLTEARDFGTDYIRTKYECYQKLGTLKLAPKISVIFPTLVAGGGENKPFSHLSGGLRDHIKWISIAKFLRADGSFHFIHGEDIARVVRYLAENPPTIRFDLPPGELDPERLFVLGNEPVSANEAIAQLCAHMGHKIYFQIPLSLWLANVIIKVFRIQLAAWDRFCIDYRHFTYGKTYNPRSFGLESACPRLTDVLTSAGIPPRQRP